A single genomic interval of Rosistilla ulvae harbors:
- a CDS encoding caspase family protein — MFLRSLPFAVAIAVFTIHLCPVRSAEGQDRPRFFVDRQGPRQNVEQLIFSNDSQRLIACGFDKSVHVWDVGANAKSSPEATDKIAFVKSLRWEIARGIRGVIRCLAVAPKGDELAIAGYSARAQPGDIILMREGDGSVIASLPTPAARAQNVALAGHTRPVLSLDFSPSGNRLISSDLAGEVIVWTSAGNRQNWTRRQLFAEEGGDDARQQIVRFLSEDEVLVVRPRGDQRIVQRVDVQTKAQNTVSDSQSTQVGALAVSNDRTRWMHADWNGNVRIRRAVDDRVEFQFRTRLPIVLDAAWGPHDLLAIVSSENSQGKGAGMLELWDAGRQQALDQVTISNVSRVRAVAISPDGQRLATHSEDSGETLVFRLRDDDGNLLAKPLSGGTPARVSGRHRELEKLSIAADGSGVTFNRVNDPQRLLLEFETGTVQTLAKPMASIEVGSHGWQPIIDATDGCLVLLKLNNVVAGTIRLHPTDQGPAQSACLVPDAQGNPIAVALGTSNSNGVFVYSLPRDGGSPRLLRYLRDHADSVVDLVATTSGDLLVSASDDQTLKLWSLRRLDWSPAEFPNASHWGAVFGIQAGKVRVAELHPDGVAAARGLEVGDVIDRIQGYDANDSQRIIDAVFSRVGAEQTLATLNAVSVLKQNLIQATSVRGVKKAFVIVPAWEPLVSVVVDYRDEWAIWTPRGFFNASAADGGDLFGWQINQGQDKTPRILKGSSFQKEFERPTVLQRILQNASIQGALAGIDAQSSIGLTASQIPKVRIVAPAVGSELKAGGKTQIVAEIDFPKGASDGFDVRGEISGQSMGAPVRVSRAGATHTYTWLVSPREDLNRIRVFASERNGALRSLFAEDIRQYRGQPAKSDPYRLHVLALASEAYALSSTDGNRSGFAKLEFPIDDVSGFVKSLQEKQRQKLGRFTLGDVIQLEDDEITRQSVREAIDRLIQNRTQDDVVLVYLAGHGTTEDGRFYYVTTQVKTGDSQDIRSRGLPWDELERISRFQGRVIWLIDTCHSGSVVDAKSSVRSAKSTGNLVFAAATGGAAAFEYPALKHGVFSYCVLQGLDGKADGALDASRSDGEVFVDELIGYVKQTVMEITGAQQRPVATPAELQDLILPLVRVE, encoded by the coding sequence ATGTTTTTACGATCGCTCCCTTTCGCTGTAGCCATCGCGGTCTTCACGATCCATCTGTGCCCTGTCCGATCGGCGGAGGGGCAAGACCGACCCCGTTTTTTTGTCGATCGGCAAGGTCCTCGCCAAAACGTCGAACAGCTCATTTTTTCCAACGATTCCCAACGTTTGATTGCCTGCGGTTTTGATAAGTCGGTGCATGTCTGGGATGTGGGGGCCAATGCGAAATCGTCGCCCGAAGCGACCGACAAAATTGCCTTCGTCAAATCGTTGCGTTGGGAGATCGCCCGCGGAATTCGTGGCGTGATTCGTTGTCTGGCGGTTGCTCCCAAGGGGGATGAGCTTGCGATCGCAGGCTATAGCGCTCGCGCGCAACCTGGCGACATTATCCTGATGCGTGAAGGAGACGGTAGCGTGATCGCATCGCTCCCCACACCTGCGGCTCGCGCACAGAATGTCGCCTTGGCAGGACACACTCGACCGGTCCTTTCACTTGATTTTTCGCCTTCAGGCAACCGTTTAATATCCTCCGACTTGGCTGGCGAAGTTATTGTTTGGACGTCCGCTGGCAATCGACAAAACTGGACGCGAAGGCAATTGTTCGCCGAAGAGGGAGGCGATGATGCGCGTCAACAGATCGTCCGGTTTCTAAGCGAAGACGAAGTCTTGGTCGTTCGGCCACGTGGCGATCAACGTATTGTGCAACGAGTCGATGTGCAGACCAAGGCGCAGAACACCGTTTCCGATTCGCAATCAACCCAAGTCGGAGCGTTAGCGGTAAGCAACGACCGCACGCGTTGGATGCACGCGGATTGGAACGGGAACGTACGGATTCGTCGAGCGGTTGACGACCGGGTTGAGTTCCAGTTTAGGACGCGGTTGCCGATCGTGCTGGATGCGGCATGGGGACCGCACGATTTGCTTGCCATCGTTTCCAGTGAAAATTCACAGGGAAAAGGTGCCGGCATGTTGGAACTTTGGGATGCCGGGCGTCAGCAGGCCTTGGACCAAGTGACAATTTCGAATGTTTCGCGTGTTCGTGCCGTTGCCATCAGTCCCGATGGGCAACGATTAGCGACTCACAGCGAGGACAGCGGTGAGACGCTTGTGTTTCGCTTGCGAGACGACGATGGGAACCTGCTCGCGAAACCGCTCAGTGGCGGTACGCCAGCACGTGTTTCGGGAAGACATCGAGAACTCGAAAAACTCTCCATTGCGGCCGATGGTTCGGGGGTTACTTTTAATCGTGTGAATGATCCACAGCGATTGTTATTGGAATTTGAAACGGGGACTGTTCAGACATTGGCAAAACCGATGGCATCGATTGAGGTTGGAAGTCATGGTTGGCAACCAATCATCGACGCTACCGATGGCTGCCTTGTCCTATTGAAATTGAATAATGTTGTGGCTGGAACTATCCGGTTGCATCCGACCGATCAGGGGCCTGCGCAATCTGCCTGCCTTGTTCCCGATGCACAAGGGAATCCAATCGCCGTTGCGCTTGGCACCAGTAATTCCAACGGCGTTTTTGTCTATTCGCTGCCAAGGGATGGCGGCTCGCCGCGGTTGCTGAGATATCTCCGCGACCACGCTGATTCAGTAGTGGATCTGGTGGCCACGACCAGCGGCGACTTATTGGTATCAGCCTCCGACGATCAGACGCTGAAATTGTGGAGTCTTCGTCGGTTGGATTGGAGCCCAGCGGAGTTTCCCAATGCGTCGCACTGGGGGGCGGTGTTTGGGATTCAGGCTGGTAAAGTCAGGGTTGCCGAATTGCATCCTGACGGCGTCGCTGCGGCGCGTGGTTTAGAGGTGGGCGACGTGATCGACCGGATTCAGGGTTACGATGCCAACGATTCGCAGCGGATTATCGATGCGGTGTTTTCACGTGTCGGAGCCGAACAGACACTTGCGACTCTAAACGCCGTGTCGGTTCTCAAACAGAACCTAATCCAAGCCACCAGCGTCCGCGGTGTCAAAAAGGCGTTTGTGATCGTGCCTGCTTGGGAGCCGTTGGTGAGTGTGGTCGTCGACTATCGCGATGAATGGGCGATTTGGACACCCCGTGGATTTTTCAATGCCTCCGCCGCCGACGGAGGCGATCTGTTTGGTTGGCAGATCAACCAAGGGCAGGACAAGACGCCGCGAATCCTTAAAGGCAGTTCGTTTCAAAAGGAGTTTGAGCGTCCCACAGTGCTCCAGAGGATTCTGCAGAATGCGTCGATTCAAGGAGCACTGGCGGGCATCGACGCTCAGTCGTCCATCGGGTTGACTGCCAGTCAGATTCCGAAAGTCCGGATTGTTGCTCCCGCGGTTGGAAGCGAACTGAAAGCTGGAGGCAAAACACAGATTGTCGCTGAAATCGACTTTCCGAAGGGGGCTTCTGACGGTTTTGACGTGCGCGGCGAAATCAGTGGCCAATCGATGGGGGCACCCGTTCGCGTTTCCAGGGCTGGTGCAACGCACACCTACACTTGGTTGGTGTCGCCACGTGAGGATTTGAATCGGATTCGCGTCTTTGCCAGCGAACGCAATGGCGCATTGCGGAGCTTGTTTGCTGAAGATATTCGCCAGTATCGAGGGCAGCCGGCGAAGTCCGATCCCTACCGTTTGCATGTTCTTGCTTTGGCGTCAGAGGCCTATGCGCTAAGCAGTACCGATGGCAATCGATCGGGCTTTGCCAAGCTGGAGTTTCCGATCGACGACGTGTCGGGGTTCGTGAAGTCCCTTCAGGAGAAGCAGCGGCAGAAGCTTGGGCGTTTTACCTTGGGGGACGTGATTCAATTGGAGGACGACGAGATCACACGGCAATCGGTTCGTGAGGCGATCGATCGCTTGATACAAAATCGAACTCAAGACGATGTTGTCCTTGTCTATCTTGCTGGACACGGAACAACGGAGGATGGACGCTTTTATTACGTCACGACTCAGGTGAAAACGGGTGATTCGCAGGACATCCGCAGCAGAGGGTTGCCGTGGGATGAATTGGAGCGAATCTCGCGGTTTCAGGGACGGGTGATCTGGCTGATCGACACCTGTCACAGCGGCTCGGTGGTCGATGCCAAGAGCAGTGTGCGGAGCGCGAAGAGCACGGGGAATCTTGTCTTTGCTGCGGCTACGGGAGGGGCGGCTGCGTTTGAGTATCCGGCCTTGAAGCACGGTGTCTTTTCTTATTGCGTGCTGCAAGGGCTCGATGGGAAAGCCGATGGTGCACTTGACGCAAGCCGTTCTGACGGCGAGGTTTTTGTCGATGAATTGATCGGGTATGTGAAGCAAACCGTTATGGAGATCACGGGAGCTCAGCAGCGCCCTGTTGCGACTCCAGCCGAATTGCAAGATCTAATTCTGCCGTTGGTCCGAGTGGAATAA
- a CDS encoding c-type cytochrome domain-containing protein, producing the protein MNLLICVDVLCVLLASQSVSSGDAGDQAYKLLKENCHRCHGVEFKHDRLNVLDRDVLVAKPVTDPDEDPYVTPGAPDASRLWRAIVDDHMPPEEPLSDEDKATIKQWIETGAEWTLSTERSFVSEYEVLQAISSDLFQVRRQERKFQRYFSLTHIHNNRKVPDEDLQIYKAALSKALNSMSRQSAIALPRSINDSDTVFCIDLRDYGWQEFGVWDELLELYPYGLKPGTVDGLEQYEKIEELFGADGFDGVTHFRADWFVTHATRPPLYHKLADIPATEQELLKRVNVDVQQSFKLGISRRAGLFQSGVSAQNRLIEYHSSQNGTFWLSYDFQRNSPRSNLARFPLGPKFEGNPFDSVAFEHAGGEIIWNLPNGLHAYMLVDAKGERIDRGPIDIVWDSKNVAGTPEIVNGISCISCHRHGMIPIDDFVRSGNALESAEARRKVQELYATPADLLAALNDSKVAYLGKLKAAIGPYLQVGKNKDRPIEEFEEPISRVARLYDRNLDLEAAARELGYESITDLKNQVFSGGLFSLGLGPLAIEGGTVKRAEWESREATVSVFQQAASELRIGSPFNN; encoded by the coding sequence GTGAACTTGCTTATATGTGTAGATGTGCTCTGTGTGTTGTTGGCGTCGCAGAGTGTTTCTAGTGGTGATGCTGGTGATCAAGCGTACAAGCTGCTTAAAGAAAACTGTCATCGTTGCCATGGTGTAGAGTTTAAGCATGACCGCCTGAATGTATTGGATCGCGATGTCCTGGTCGCGAAACCTGTGACGGATCCCGACGAGGATCCTTACGTCACGCCTGGGGCTCCCGACGCATCGCGGTTATGGCGAGCGATTGTCGATGATCATATGCCCCCCGAAGAACCGCTCTCGGACGAAGACAAGGCGACGATCAAACAATGGATTGAAACGGGAGCCGAATGGACGCTATCGACTGAGCGTTCGTTTGTTAGTGAATACGAGGTGTTGCAAGCCATCTCGAGCGATTTGTTTCAGGTCCGCCGTCAAGAACGTAAGTTTCAGCGGTATTTTTCGCTGACCCATATCCACAATAACCGGAAGGTTCCCGACGAAGATTTGCAGATTTACAAAGCTGCTTTATCCAAGGCATTAAATAGTATGAGTCGGCAATCCGCGATCGCGTTGCCACGCTCGATCAATGATTCGGATACCGTGTTTTGTATTGATCTGCGGGATTACGGTTGGCAAGAGTTTGGGGTGTGGGATGAGCTGCTGGAGCTGTATCCCTACGGTCTAAAGCCGGGTACCGTCGATGGATTGGAGCAATACGAAAAAATCGAAGAGCTATTCGGTGCCGATGGCTTTGATGGGGTAACCCATTTTCGCGCCGATTGGTTTGTGACGCATGCTACACGGCCACCGCTGTATCACAAGTTGGCAGATATTCCGGCTACCGAACAGGAGTTGTTGAAACGCGTTAACGTGGACGTTCAGCAGAGTTTTAAGCTAGGCATATCGCGACGCGCTGGATTGTTCCAGAGTGGAGTGTCTGCCCAAAACCGATTGATTGAATACCATTCGTCGCAAAATGGAACCTTTTGGCTCAGCTACGACTTTCAACGCAATAGCCCCCGCAGCAATCTCGCTCGCTTTCCACTTGGCCCTAAATTTGAAGGGAACCCGTTCGATTCGGTGGCCTTTGAACACGCCGGGGGCGAAATTATTTGGAATCTCCCCAACGGGCTGCATGCCTACATGCTTGTGGATGCCAAAGGGGAACGGATCGACCGTGGCCCGATCGACATCGTTTGGGATTCGAAAAACGTGGCGGGTACGCCCGAAATCGTCAATGGGATTTCTTGTATCAGTTGCCATCGGCACGGCATGATTCCAATCGACGACTTTGTCCGCAGTGGGAATGCTTTGGAGAGTGCGGAAGCAAGACGTAAGGTCCAGGAACTCTATGCAACCCCCGCCGACCTGCTGGCTGCACTTAACGATTCCAAGGTCGCATATTTGGGCAAGCTGAAGGCGGCGATCGGGCCCTATCTACAAGTAGGGAAGAACAAGGACCGCCCGATTGAGGAATTCGAAGAACCGATCAGCCGTGTGGCGCGACTTTATGATCGCAATTTGGATCTGGAAGCAGCGGCACGAGAATTGGGTTATGAATCGATCACCGATCTGAAAAATCAAGTCTTCAGCGGCGGCCTGTTCTCGCTCGGGCTAGGTCCCTTGGCGATCGAAGGGGGGACAGTTAAACGCGCCGAATGGGAATCGAGGGAGGCTACCGTTTCCGTCTTTCAACAGGCAGCATCGGAGTTGCGAATCGGCAGCCCGTTTAACAATTAA
- a CDS encoding CNNM domain-containing protein, translating to MIFFLLLFAFGISLSAFFSGSETGLYRVPRVRLVLDAISGRLVSKVLLWLANHPTVFVATVLVGNNIANYLTSFAVVMAISLVISNNQSAAELFGTVMVTPIVFVFGELLPKYLFFNAPYRMLGFSGPLLVLTTILFLPITGLLVLLNNLLSAFSGPAPFQSRQSMARGELQQMLRHGHTIGLLKPSQQRTAQNMWQVGERRAKAFAVPPDRLARIPSTATPDEAITAARRQGHPLILVEDPKTRRTTGYVRYADLASAELPLVNRIRPVVRVKQEANNLQVLFELYDKHSDIAELIDAAGQVTALVTLRQLQEPLLRH from the coding sequence ATGATATTCTTCCTGTTGTTGTTCGCCTTCGGTATCAGCCTGAGCGCCTTTTTCAGTGGCAGCGAAACCGGTCTGTACCGAGTTCCTCGGGTGCGGTTGGTGTTGGATGCGATTTCCGGCCGGCTTGTCTCCAAGGTGCTGCTGTGGCTTGCCAACCATCCGACCGTCTTCGTCGCGACGGTTTTGGTCGGTAATAACATCGCAAACTATTTGACCAGTTTCGCCGTCGTGATGGCGATCTCGCTGGTGATCAGCAACAACCAATCGGCTGCGGAGTTGTTTGGGACGGTGATGGTGACGCCGATTGTGTTCGTGTTTGGCGAACTGTTGCCAAAATACCTGTTCTTTAATGCGCCCTATCGGATGTTGGGCTTCAGCGGTCCGCTGTTGGTCTTGACGACGATCCTGTTCCTGCCGATCACCGGCCTGCTGGTGCTGTTGAATAATCTGTTGAGCGCTTTCAGCGGTCCGGCACCGTTCCAGTCGCGGCAGAGCATGGCGCGCGGCGAGTTGCAGCAGATGCTTCGGCATGGGCATACCATCGGTTTGCTAAAGCCCAGTCAGCAGCGAACGGCTCAGAATATGTGGCAGGTGGGGGAGCGTCGGGCCAAGGCGTTTGCCGTGCCGCCGGATCGATTGGCACGGATTCCAAGCACCGCCACGCCCGACGAAGCGATCACCGCGGCGCGTCGACAGGGACATCCGTTGATCCTTGTCGAGGATCCCAAAACACGTCGGACGACCGGATACGTGCGATATGCCGATCTGGCGTCGGCAGAACTGCCGTTGGTCAACCGGATTCGTCCGGTGGTCCGCGTAAAGCAAGAGGCGAACAACCTGCAAGTCTTGTTCGAGCTTTACGACAAACATTCCGACATCGCCGAACTGATCGATGCTGCCGGTCAGGTCACTGCCCTGGTAACGCTCCGCCAACTGCAAGAACCCTTGCTCCGTCATTGA
- a CDS encoding CNNM domain-containing protein, whose amino-acid sequence MLLLILSSAFFSGSEAALFSLQPQDRRRLKSQKVAGARVESLLLDPERLLSAVLFWNLIINMAYFGIVSIAGKRLESIGEASFAVGFTLFSLLMIIFFSEMLPKSLAVKNPTTFAVWVARPLAISIRIVSPGLPLLKFANRVAQRIIWPAFQPERELEIEDIDRAIRLSAPDAAFADRERLLLRRLVSLADVRVDEWMRPRSEYQIHQFPLSSEALQTAIDEGGYLFIGDGSEDEISGAIAVRWLRPSQMDDLAGAMEAPLIVPWSTNVANVFDELCRENRDIAAVVNEYGEIIGVISIDDVLESMVTQPDLPVSSDDSSSDSPPEVAFPLRIDGSMSARELAILLNVEPPTGRNVTVAGLIQTLTRRIPRLGDLCDWNDHRLEVVEESEKGKVEIEVTQNKAGESGA is encoded by the coding sequence ATGTTGCTGCTGATTCTGTCTTCCGCATTTTTCAGCGGAAGTGAAGCAGCGCTGTTTTCATTGCAGCCGCAGGACCGTCGTCGGTTGAAGTCGCAAAAGGTTGCCGGCGCTCGGGTCGAAAGCTTGTTGCTGGATCCCGAGCGGCTGCTTTCGGCGGTGTTGTTTTGGAACTTGATCATCAACATGGCCTATTTCGGGATCGTTTCGATCGCCGGAAAGCGTCTCGAATCGATTGGCGAAGCGAGCTTTGCCGTCGGTTTTACGCTGTTCAGCTTGCTGATGATCATCTTTTTCAGCGAGATGCTTCCCAAGAGTCTGGCGGTCAAGAACCCGACAACTTTTGCGGTTTGGGTCGCCCGTCCTTTGGCGATTTCCATCCGCATCGTCAGCCCGGGCCTTCCGCTGCTGAAGTTTGCCAACCGAGTAGCTCAGCGAATCATCTGGCCCGCTTTTCAGCCGGAGCGGGAGTTGGAGATCGAAGACATCGATCGCGCGATCCGCTTGAGCGCTCCGGATGCTGCGTTTGCCGATCGCGAGCGATTGTTGTTGCGGCGTTTGGTATCGTTGGCGGATGTCCGCGTCGATGAATGGATGCGGCCGCGCAGCGAATATCAAATCCATCAGTTTCCACTCTCCAGCGAAGCCTTGCAGACGGCTATCGACGAGGGGGGCTACCTGTTTATTGGCGATGGCAGCGAGGATGAGATCAGCGGCGCGATCGCGGTCCGCTGGCTGCGACCGAGCCAAATGGACGATCTGGCGGGGGCGATGGAGGCGCCGTTGATCGTGCCTTGGTCGACCAACGTCGCCAACGTCTTCGACGAATTGTGTCGTGAAAACCGCGACATCGCCGCGGTGGTGAACGAATATGGCGAAATCATCGGGGTGATCTCGATCGATGACGTTTTGGAATCGATGGTGACGCAGCCCGATCTTCCCGTCAGTTCCGATGACAGTTCGTCCGACAGTCCCCCCGAGGTCGCATTTCCGCTGCGGATCGATGGATCGATGAGCGCACGGGAGTTGGCGATTTTGTTGAACGTCGAGCCGCCGACGGGAAGGAACGTAACCGTGGCTGGATTGATCCAAACGCTCACCCGGCGGATTCCGCGACTGGGGGATCTCTGCGATTGGAACGATCATCGGTTAGAGGTGGTCGAGGAGTCGGAAAAGGGGAAGGTTGAGATCGAGGTGACACAAAATAAAGCGGGGGAATCGGGCGCATGA
- a CDS encoding transporter family protein, whose amino-acid sequence MNDPRLRADLNEPWIPTGLEKDSSNMNTKRKHLASLIATLAIGAATNATVLAQDNCPCPPINCPPNTIISDGITTLPTTPFPSANDEEGSSVVSPQPDVDSAPQSFANDVATPSSRIASTGFSAAPAASAASAGGGGLDTPNMLGDLFLSTHSSGGSLIANPSQRVAGGDARFKVSDGISPVPTDRVFFNYRHFENALATEGNKDISVDRFLFGLEKTFLDKQASLELRVPFAHGLDSNNPTGNQTGTEFGNITLTSKFLLAQNGGDALTAGLAIVLPTGSNYTEGDDTAYNTAVHLLPYLGIRKFLTEDIFTLGYAALDFDLNGTEVYDAGDYADTVQDQNLLYLDWQLGAFLYTNDSGNLRSVASLFELHYTKTITDVDPAMGSAFGNHIDLLNLTAGLSFGLCNHLTTNVFAGVPLRREQTSDGLSATFDTEVGFQVILTP is encoded by the coding sequence TTGAACGACCCGAGATTGCGTGCTGATCTCAACGAACCCTGGATACCCACTGGCCTGGAGAAGGATTCCTCCAATATGAATACAAAACGAAAACATTTAGCGAGCCTGATCGCAACCCTTGCTATCGGAGCCGCAACCAATGCCACAGTTTTGGCACAGGACAACTGCCCATGTCCGCCAATCAACTGCCCCCCCAATACGATCATCTCAGACGGTATAACAACCCTACCGACGACACCGTTCCCGTCAGCGAATGACGAAGAAGGCTCTTCGGTGGTATCCCCACAACCCGACGTCGATTCCGCTCCACAATCGTTTGCCAACGACGTGGCGACGCCCAGCTCCCGTATCGCTTCGACCGGCTTCAGCGCCGCTCCTGCGGCATCCGCAGCGAGCGCGGGCGGCGGCGGGCTTGACACCCCCAACATGCTTGGCGACCTCTTTTTGTCAACGCACAGCTCCGGCGGTTCTCTCATCGCGAATCCATCACAGCGGGTTGCTGGTGGCGACGCGCGTTTTAAGGTAAGCGACGGTATCTCACCTGTCCCAACCGATCGTGTCTTCTTTAACTACCGACACTTCGAGAACGCCTTGGCGACAGAGGGCAACAAGGATATTTCGGTCGACCGTTTCCTGTTTGGCCTGGAAAAAACCTTTTTGGATAAACAAGCTTCGCTGGAGTTGCGAGTTCCGTTTGCCCACGGTCTCGACTCCAACAATCCGACAGGCAACCAAACAGGGACAGAATTTGGCAACATCACGTTGACATCGAAGTTCCTGCTTGCACAAAACGGTGGCGATGCGCTGACTGCTGGTCTCGCCATCGTGTTGCCGACTGGCAGCAACTACACCGAAGGCGATGACACTGCTTATAATACGGCGGTACATTTGCTACCGTACTTGGGAATCCGTAAATTCTTGACTGAGGATATCTTCACCCTCGGATACGCTGCCCTCGACTTTGATCTCAATGGTACTGAAGTCTACGATGCCGGTGATTACGCCGATACGGTTCAGGACCAAAACCTACTGTACCTAGACTGGCAACTTGGTGCGTTCTTGTACACAAACGACAGCGGAAATTTGCGTTCGGTCGCTTCGCTGTTCGAGCTTCACTACACCAAGACGATCACTGATGTAGATCCAGCAATGGGCTCGGCATTTGGCAATCACATCGATCTGTTGAACCTGACCGCTGGTCTGTCGTTTGGACTGTGCAACCATCTAACAACCAACGTCTTCGCGGGCGTTCCCTTGCGTCGCGAACAAACCTCCGACGGCCTTTCGGCGACCTTTGATACCGAAGTTGGCTTCCAGGTTATCCTGACCCCATAG
- a CDS encoding IS630 family transposase (programmed frameshift) yields the protein MKKYIVRLSDTEREELKAIVKKLKGSSQKVRRALSLLKADTEGPGWTDAKIAEALACRIQTVENLRKRLVTEGFDTALHGKPRLSAPREKTLDGKQEAKVIALRLGKPPKGFASWSLRLLADHVVELGIVDSISYETVRQTLKKTGMTNRKIQYWVIPPDADSEFVACMEEVLDTYEEPYDSDYPVVCMDEQPVQLHKETRTPIPATRNHARRVDYEYERCGTASVFMFTEPLAGWREVTVRPKRTKVDWAIEMEALLTTRYKKAKKIILVCDNLNTHTKGAFYEAFKPEKARALVRRIEFRYTPKHGSWLNAAENELSSMTRQCINGRRFATIAPLRKETQAWSSHSNRRQRGVDWQFQVKDARTKLKSLYPKIKA from the exons ATTAAGAAGTATATCGTTCGGCTTTCGGATACAGAACGGGAAGAACTGAAGGCGATTGTAAAGAAGCTGAAAGGCTCCTCGCAGAAGGTACGGCGGGCGCTGAGCCTTCTCAAAGCTGACACGGAAGGACCTGGCTGGACCGACGCCAAAATCGCGGAAGCTTTGGCGTGTCGGATTCAGACCGTGGAGAATCTTCGCAAACGTTTGGTGACCGAAGGGTTCGATACGGCGCTGCACGGGAAACCGCGTTTGAGCGCCCCGCGAGAGAAGACGCTTGACGGAAAGCAAGAAGCGAAAGTGATCGCCTTGCGGTTGGGGAAACCTCCCAAAGGGTTCGCGAGTTGGTCGCTGCGTCTGTTGGCAGACCACGTGGTAGAACTGGGGATCGTGGACTCGATCAGCTACGAAACCGTTCGCCAAACGCTTAAAAAAACGG GCATGACCAATCGCAAGATCCAGTATTGGGTGATTCCACCCGACGCCGACTCCGAATTTGTAGCGTGCATGGAAGAAGTCCTAGATACCTACGAAGAACCGTATGATTCGGACTATCCCGTGGTGTGCATGGACGAACAGCCGGTCCAGCTTCACAAAGAGACGCGAACGCCGATCCCGGCGACCCGCAATCATGCTCGACGCGTCGATTACGAGTATGAACGGTGCGGAACCGCCAGCGTGTTCATGTTCACCGAGCCGCTGGCCGGATGGAGAGAAGTCACCGTGCGTCCAAAGCGAACCAAGGTCGATTGGGCCATCGAAATGGAGGCACTGCTGACGACACGCTACAAAAAGGCGAAGAAGATCATCCTGGTATGTGACAATCTCAATACCCACACCAAAGGCGCCTTCTACGAGGCCTTTAAGCCAGAAAAAGCCCGTGCCTTGGTTCGTCGTATCGAGTTCCGTTACACACCCAAGCATGGAAGTTGGCTCAACGCGGCTGAGAACGAACTCAGTTCAATGACGCGGCAGTGTATCAACGGTCGTCGATTCGCGACGATTGCGCCGCTGAGAAAGGAAACACAGGCGTGGTCCTCACACTCAAACAGAAGACAGCGTGGCGTTGACTGGCAATTCCAAGTCAAAGATGCGAGAACAAAACTAAAATCCCTCTACCCCAAAATCAAAGCCTGA